A region of Rhodoferax potami DNA encodes the following proteins:
- the neuC gene encoding UDP-N-acetylglucosamine 2-epimerase, translating to MIRILGMTSIRSDYDLMSGVYRRLARDPDLDFKLLVSGAHLSPAFGRSVELIRYDGLEILAEVETLISGDSKSARLKTAAGLLTGALEVVRGYRPDILVYAGDREDVLIGATLGAFLGIPTVHFFGGDHAADGHVDNPVRHATSKLSTVHFVSIDEHARRLAHLGEDPRRVHVIGSVALDKFVAEPHLDRATTLSGIGAKQHAMSGAPLAVLIFHPIDQERELAPGYVRGAVGTLMERGYHVLIGAPNADPGNATLLAAMQDLALEPEVTLYGNTARAFFVNLMRHAALMVGNSSAGLLEAASVGLPVINLGERQRGRLCGRNVVFSDGDTPSFRTALDRVASEEFLLGMQTLINPYGDGHSEARAVELLKQIDFGALFKKTEDPLYVNP from the coding sequence ATGATCCGCATCCTAGGCATGACTTCGATCAGGTCGGATTACGATCTGATGAGCGGCGTCTATCGACGCCTTGCTCGCGACCCCGACCTGGACTTCAAACTGCTCGTCTCCGGCGCCCATCTGTCGCCAGCGTTTGGCCGTTCGGTCGAACTCATCCGTTACGACGGTTTGGAGATCCTCGCCGAGGTCGAGACCTTAATCAGCGGCGACAGCAAGAGCGCGCGGTTGAAGACGGCCGCCGGGCTGTTGACCGGCGCGCTGGAAGTGGTGCGCGGCTATCGGCCGGACATTCTGGTCTATGCCGGCGACCGCGAGGACGTGCTGATCGGCGCCACCCTCGGCGCCTTCCTCGGCATCCCTACGGTACATTTCTTCGGCGGCGACCATGCAGCCGACGGACACGTGGACAATCCCGTGCGTCATGCCACCTCCAAGCTGTCTACGGTGCATTTCGTCAGCATCGACGAACACGCCCGGCGCCTAGCTCACCTCGGGGAGGATCCGCGGCGTGTTCACGTGATTGGTAGCGTCGCGCTCGACAAGTTCGTGGCGGAACCTCACCTCGACCGCGCGACCACCCTGTCTGGCATCGGTGCCAAGCAGCATGCCATGAGCGGCGCGCCGCTGGCTGTCCTGATCTTCCACCCGATTGATCAAGAGCGGGAGTTGGCGCCCGGCTACGTGCGCGGTGCAGTCGGCACCCTGATGGAGCGCGGCTATCACGTGCTTATCGGCGCCCCCAACGCCGATCCTGGTAATGCCACGCTGCTCGCCGCGATGCAAGACCTCGCCCTGGAGCCCGAAGTGACGCTATACGGCAACACGGCCCGGGCGTTCTTCGTGAACCTGATGCGCCACGCGGCGCTGATGGTCGGCAATTCGTCGGCCGGCCTGCTGGAGGCCGCCTCAGTCGGATTGCCCGTGATCAATCTTGGCGAACGCCAGCGCGGTCGCCTGTGTGGCCGCAACGTGGTGTTCAGCGATGGAGACACGCCGTCTTTCCGCACCGCGCTCGATCGAGTCGCGTCCGAGGAGTTCCTACTCGGGATGCAAACGCTCATAAATCCCTACGGCGATGGCCATAGCGAAGCCCGCGCTGTCGAGCTGCTGAAGCAGATCGACTTCGGCGCCTTGTTTAAGAAGACCGAGGACCCCCTGTATGTCAACCCTTGA
- a CDS encoding glycosyltransferase family 2 protein yields MLLTIAIPTYNRAERLRSTLLSFVSQIDQELLTEVEIVVSDNCSTDSTPQVCADVAEAVPALRLRYFRNAANLGFDGNVNALFGHAQGQYVWTFSDDDQPSPKALTHVLDLLRQREIRFAYVNYQVSIEGQSLPSRFGAGEDRWLSSRDLLKTIRFSNSLISASLFSRQAWLDADPGRYVGSLWIHFFMAREVLQVGEALIVGQPMFTMVQSGLEQSRAEKRREGSDQIEFYMQAHLKFVEYAHELPRFSFDRETSVLAQSLGEREDLHQVVNFKLTAQGYSPRQLVKIWGRLHQYRRFTLRFWCVTTPLLFVPNVAIRALRAVSRALRS; encoded by the coding sequence ATGCTGCTCACAATTGCTATTCCCACTTACAACCGCGCTGAGAGGCTGCGTTCCACGTTGCTTTCCTTCGTTTCTCAGATCGATCAAGAACTTCTGACGGAGGTAGAGATCGTAGTCTCCGACAACTGCAGCACTGACTCCACTCCACAGGTTTGCGCAGATGTCGCTGAGGCTGTACCTGCCCTGCGTTTGCGCTACTTCCGCAACGCCGCGAACCTCGGCTTTGACGGCAACGTAAACGCGCTGTTCGGTCATGCCCAGGGGCAATACGTCTGGACGTTCTCGGACGACGACCAGCCGTCGCCTAAGGCGCTCACCCATGTTCTGGACTTGTTGCGCCAGCGCGAGATCAGATTTGCCTATGTCAACTACCAGGTAAGCATCGAGGGGCAGAGTCTCCCGTCGCGCTTCGGTGCTGGCGAGGACCGCTGGCTATCTTCACGTGACCTACTCAAGACCATCCGCTTCTCCAACAGCCTTATCAGCGCCAGCCTCTTCTCGCGACAGGCCTGGCTGGACGCCGATCCGGGGCGTTACGTGGGGTCGCTGTGGATCCACTTCTTCATGGCTCGCGAAGTCCTGCAGGTTGGAGAAGCCCTGATCGTGGGCCAGCCGATGTTCACGATGGTGCAGAGCGGCCTTGAGCAGTCGCGCGCAGAGAAGCGACGCGAAGGTAGTGACCAGATCGAGTTCTACATGCAGGCGCACCTCAAGTTCGTCGAGTACGCCCATGAGCTGCCGCGCTTCAGCTTCGATCGCGAGACCAGCGTGCTGGCCCAGTCGCTCGGCGAGCGTGAGGACCTTCATCAGGTCGTCAATTTCAAGCTGACAGCTCAGGGGTATTCGCCGCGGCAGCTGGTGAAGATTTGGGGACGCCTGCACCAATACCGGCGGTTTACACTGCGCTTTTGGTGCGTGACGACTCCACTGCTGTTTGTTCCGAATGTGGCTATCCGTGCACTGCGGGCTGTATCGCGGGCGTTGCGCTCATGA
- a CDS encoding NAD-dependent 4,6-dehydratase LegB, protein MINKNVLVTGADGFIGSHLTEMLVAEGHQVKALSQYNSFNYWGWLEHVGCLKEIEVLSGDIRDPHYCKHITKGVDVVFHLGALIAIPYSYVAPDSYVDTNIKGTLNICQAAMENGVKRVIHTSTSEVYGTAQYVPIDEKHPLQPQSPYSASKIGADAMAMSFFNAFNLPVTIARPFNTYGPRQSARAVIPTIITQIANGKKQIKLGDVSPTRDFNYVLDTCRGFLELARCDAAIGETVNIGSNFEISVGDTLALIRELMGSDVEFLIDEQRIRPEKSEVFRLWCDNTKIHGMTGFRPHFDIRAGLQATIDWFTNPDNLRKYKADIYNV, encoded by the coding sequence ATGATTAATAAAAATGTCCTAGTCACTGGCGCCGACGGCTTCATCGGCTCACACCTTACTGAAATGCTGGTTGCGGAAGGCCACCAGGTGAAGGCGCTGTCCCAATATAACTCCTTCAACTACTGGGGCTGGCTGGAGCACGTGGGGTGCTTGAAGGAAATCGAGGTCCTGAGCGGTGATATCCGGGATCCGCACTACTGCAAGCACATCACCAAGGGCGTGGACGTCGTCTTCCATCTTGGCGCTTTGATTGCAATCCCTTATTCCTACGTTGCACCCGACAGTTATGTTGATACAAATATCAAAGGCACCCTTAATATCTGCCAAGCGGCAATGGAAAATGGCGTAAAGCGTGTAATCCACACCTCGACCAGTGAGGTTTACGGCACCGCTCAATACGTCCCGATCGACGAAAAGCACCCATTGCAGCCGCAGTCGCCTTACAGTGCCTCCAAGATCGGAGCGGATGCGATGGCTATGAGTTTCTTCAACGCATTCAATCTACCAGTAACGATCGCCCGCCCGTTTAACACTTACGGTCCTCGCCAGTCGGCTCGCGCAGTGATTCCGACCATCATCACGCAGATTGCCAACGGCAAGAAGCAAATCAAGCTAGGCGACGTCTCGCCGACGCGCGACTTTAACTATGTGCTCGACACCTGTCGCGGCTTTCTCGAGCTGGCCCGCTGCGACGCGGCTATTGGCGAGACCGTCAATATCGGCTCTAATTTCGAAATCTCCGTTGGCGACACTTTGGCGCTGATTCGTGAGTTAATGGGCAGCGACGTCGAATTCCTTATCGACGAGCAGCGCATCCGCCCGGAAAAGTCCGAAGTTTTCAGACTATGGTGTGACAACACCAAGATCCACGGTATGACCGGCTTCAGGCCGCACTTCGATATCCGCGCCGGGCTGCAGGCGACTATCGATTGGTTTACCAATCCGGACAATCTCCGGAAGTACAAGGCCGATATCTACAACGTCTGA
- a CDS encoding transketolase family protein — protein sequence MREAFSNALVRLALADPKVLLLTGDHGYSLFDEFRRRCPDQYINAGIAEQNMVGMAAGLARVGFRPFVYGLAAFVPIRTVEQIKLDIAHDGLPVVLLGDGAGFVYSHLGTSHQSTEDIACTRAIPGLEVLSPADRFEMTASMDYAYATNGPVYLRMGKSDRGDVHAGPIDTLTSGRLLKVRAGRADRPGLIATGSMVRTAADVAAAHDLSVWSAPSLKPLSADDVVAAALAGSGLVTLEEHSVLGGLGAAVTEITSERQPVRVLRIGVPDRFSEHCGTHAYLLQEHGLDRIAVERRIDEFVTSL from the coding sequence GTGAGAGAGGCCTTTTCTAATGCGCTGGTGCGACTTGCGCTGGCGGACCCCAAGGTTCTTTTGCTTACAGGCGACCACGGCTACTCCCTCTTCGACGAATTTCGCAGGCGTTGCCCGGACCAGTACATCAACGCCGGTATCGCCGAACAAAATATGGTCGGCATGGCAGCCGGGCTGGCTCGTGTAGGTTTCCGTCCCTTTGTGTACGGACTGGCCGCCTTCGTGCCTATCCGCACTGTCGAGCAGATCAAACTTGACATCGCGCATGATGGCCTTCCTGTTGTGCTCCTAGGGGATGGTGCGGGGTTCGTTTATAGCCATCTGGGTACCAGCCACCAATCGACAGAAGACATTGCCTGCACACGTGCGATTCCCGGGCTGGAAGTGCTTTCGCCGGCCGACCGCTTCGAGATGACGGCGAGCATGGACTATGCCTATGCAACTAATGGCCCAGTTTACCTACGCATGGGCAAGTCCGACCGCGGTGATGTTCACGCCGGTCCGATCGACACGCTGACGTCGGGCCGTCTACTAAAGGTCCGCGCCGGCCGCGCTGACCGGCCTGGCCTGATCGCGACCGGTTCGATGGTGCGTACCGCCGCGGACGTTGCTGCGGCGCATGACCTTTCGGTCTGGAGCGCCCCGTCCCTGAAGCCGCTGTCTGCGGATGACGTCGTCGCTGCAGCACTTGCCGGCTCTGGCTTGGTAACGCTCGAGGAGCACTCAGTGTTGGGTGGACTCGGCGCCGCGGTGACCGAAATCACAAGTGAGCGTCAGCCCGTGCGTGTCCTGCGCATCGGCGTACCGGACCGGTTTTCGGAGCATTGCGGTACACACGCCTACCTGCTCCAGGAGCATGGTCTTGACCGGATCGCTGTCGAGAGGAGGATCGATGAGTTCGTCACGTCCCTCTGA
- a CDS encoding GNAT family N-acetyltransferase: MKNFTVTRKQDLLEHRPAIEELFFNSFGQRAIGDIWDWAYLDNPNGEPVVSLSYDEGRLVGHYAIVPMPLSRGDVRKQSYISMTTMVAESHRKFGLFTQLAQENYRIAAEGGANFVFGFPNSQSIPGFRKRLDWTLPESDYVATVAKATLLAAAKAVNFDKTGLLGLDLNDPVIRAWRLSRPGATYTFEKGLAFKRHQDAVDLLWWEEPEALASLPDDASINVLVSASSGLEPNRQFDYQFGGIGLRSAFDASAINREMAISDLF; this comes from the coding sequence ATGAAGAACTTCACTGTCACCCGCAAGCAGGACCTGCTCGAGCACCGCCCGGCCATCGAGGAGCTCTTCTTTAATAGCTTCGGCCAGCGTGCGATTGGCGACATCTGGGATTGGGCTTATTTGGACAACCCGAACGGCGAGCCCGTCGTTTCGCTATCCTATGACGAGGGCCGTCTGGTGGGCCATTACGCCATCGTGCCGATGCCTTTGTCCCGTGGAGACGTTCGCAAGCAGTCGTACATCTCGATGACCACAATGGTGGCTGAATCCCATCGGAAGTTTGGGTTGTTCACGCAGCTCGCGCAGGAAAACTACCGCATCGCGGCCGAGGGGGGCGCTAACTTCGTGTTCGGCTTCCCTAATAGTCAGTCTATACCCGGCTTTCGCAAGCGCCTAGACTGGACTCTGCCGGAGTCAGACTATGTGGCGACCGTTGCCAAGGCCACGCTGCTGGCTGCAGCCAAGGCCGTCAATTTCGACAAGACCGGCCTGCTCGGACTGGATCTTAACGACCCCGTCATACGCGCCTGGCGCCTTTCGCGTCCCGGTGCGACCTACACCTTCGAGAAGGGTCTGGCCTTCAAGCGTCATCAGGACGCTGTCGACCTGCTTTGGTGGGAAGAGCCTGAGGCTCTCGCCTCGCTACCGGACGACGCGTCCATCAACGTGCTGGTCTCGGCGAGTTCGGGCTTGGAACCCAACCGCCAGTTTGACTATCAGTTCGGCGGCATCGGCTTGCGCTCCGCTTTCGACGCCAGCGCCATCAATCGCGAAATGGCGATCTCCGACCTGTTCTGA
- a CDS encoding LegC family aminotransferase yields MFDSLIRFIRDQYCTNEFIPLHVPLFRGRERELVLDTIDSTFVSSVGTYVDRFEKDMAAFTASPRAVAVVNGTAALHIALKLAGVVPGDLVISQALTFVATCNAISYCSAEPVFIDVDRRTLGLSPVALETWLTENARIDADGLCRTKLDAKVIRACVPMHTFGHPADLDGLVDVCRRWHILLVEDAAESLGSYYKGQHTGTFGLIGTLSFNGNKVITTGGGGMVLADEVIGTRAKYLTTTAKRPHPYEYVHDEVGYNYRLPNLNAALGCAQLEQLEGFIAAKRMLAAHYIEFLPQVGLMPIVEPDDCRSNYWLNGVICEDATQREALIGATNVAGVMTRPIWRLMHTLPAYSQARRGSLVESEWLEARVVNLPSSVPALAPIA; encoded by the coding sequence ATGTTCGACTCTCTCATCCGATTCATTCGAGACCAGTACTGCACCAACGAGTTCATCCCGCTACATGTGCCTTTGTTCCGAGGCCGCGAGCGTGAGCTAGTGCTTGACACCATCGATTCCACCTTCGTTTCCAGCGTTGGCACCTATGTCGACCGTTTCGAGAAGGACATGGCCGCGTTTACAGCCAGCCCGCGCGCCGTAGCGGTGGTGAACGGTACTGCCGCGTTGCATATCGCCTTGAAGCTGGCGGGCGTGGTCCCCGGCGATCTCGTAATCAGTCAAGCGTTGACCTTCGTCGCCACCTGCAACGCCATCTCCTACTGCAGTGCAGAGCCGGTATTCATCGACGTGGATCGCCGCACTCTGGGCCTGTCCCCGGTCGCTCTGGAAACTTGGCTGACCGAGAACGCGCGCATCGATGCCGATGGCCTGTGTCGCACGAAGCTCGACGCGAAGGTCATTCGCGCCTGCGTGCCGATGCATACTTTCGGCCACCCTGCCGACCTTGACGGATTGGTCGACGTTTGCCGTCGATGGCATATATTGTTGGTCGAGGACGCCGCCGAGTCGTTAGGCAGCTACTACAAGGGCCAGCACACAGGCACCTTCGGCCTGATTGGCACCTTGAGCTTCAACGGCAACAAGGTAATCACGACCGGCGGCGGCGGCATGGTTCTGGCGGACGAGGTCATCGGCACTCGCGCCAAGTATCTGACCACGACCGCCAAGCGGCCGCATCCCTATGAATATGTACACGATGAGGTCGGCTACAACTATCGCCTGCCCAACCTGAATGCCGCCCTCGGCTGCGCGCAACTGGAGCAGCTGGAAGGTTTCATCGCCGCGAAGCGTATGCTGGCCGCGCATTACATTGAGTTCCTGCCCCAAGTCGGTCTGATGCCTATCGTCGAGCCCGACGACTGCCGGTCAAACTATTGGCTCAACGGCGTGATCTGCGAAGACGCCACCCAACGCGAGGCCCTAATCGGCGCGACAAACGTCGCCGGCGTGATGACGCGCCCGATCTGGCGCCTAATGCACACGCTGCCCGCCTACTCGCAGGCTCGCCGGGGATCGCTGGTCGAGTCTGAATGGCTCGAGGCTCGCGTCGTGAATCTGCCTAGCAGCGTCCCCGCGCTGGCGCCGATCGCCTGA
- a CDS encoding NAD-dependent epimerase/dehydratase family protein yields MTGSLSRGGSMSSSRPSEPISLRGRRIFVTGGTGFVGRCLLDYFQDSATRWGTDFEVVVLSRSPQAFLDRHPLYAGRAWLRFATGSLDHLPAPEAGRFTDVLHAAADTHSAPAPLEWLDQLVQGTRRVLDFAVAAGAERFLLVSSGAAYGPVPDGVARFREDAQFAPVTSDSRSVYGQGKRLAEHLCALYMQQHGLACVVARCFALISEHMPLDGPYAAGNFVRDALAGHDIEILGDGSSVRTYLYGRDAAHWLVSLMCRGEPGQIYNVGADAAVSILELAHAVAAQASPPLKVRVLRQGTPSPRAVYVPDIEKAGRLGLRVDTSLAEAIVATMRALTDFASPPAA; encoded by the coding sequence TTGACCGGATCGCTGTCGAGAGGAGGATCGATGAGTTCGTCACGTCCCTCTGAGCCGATTAGCCTGCGCGGACGCCGAATTTTCGTGACGGGCGGGACCGGCTTCGTCGGACGGTGCCTGCTGGACTACTTTCAGGATTCGGCAACCCGTTGGGGTACCGACTTCGAGGTCGTCGTCCTGAGCCGCTCGCCGCAGGCCTTCCTCGACCGGCATCCGCTCTATGCAGGCCGAGCCTGGCTGCGGTTCGCGACAGGCAGCCTGGACCACCTGCCGGCGCCAGAAGCGGGCCGTTTCACCGACGTGCTGCACGCTGCGGCGGACACCCATTCCGCGCCCGCGCCGTTGGAGTGGCTAGATCAGCTGGTCCAAGGCACTCGCCGCGTATTGGACTTTGCGGTCGCGGCGGGCGCGGAGCGGTTCCTTCTGGTTAGTTCCGGAGCTGCCTACGGTCCGGTGCCCGACGGCGTAGCCCGGTTTCGGGAAGATGCGCAATTTGCGCCCGTCACGTCGGACTCGAGGTCCGTGTACGGGCAAGGAAAGCGTCTAGCTGAACATCTATGCGCGCTTTATATGCAGCAGCACGGATTGGCCTGCGTGGTCGCCCGCTGCTTCGCGCTAATTAGCGAACACATGCCGCTAGATGGTCCATACGCTGCGGGGAACTTCGTGCGGGACGCACTCGCGGGCCACGATATCGAGATACTGGGCGATGGCAGTAGCGTGCGCACTTACCTTTATGGCCGCGATGCAGCGCACTGGCTGGTTAGCCTCATGTGTCGAGGCGAGCCCGGCCAGATTTACAACGTCGGCGCCGATGCGGCGGTGAGCATCCTTGAACTGGCGCACGCAGTCGCAGCGCAGGCGTCGCCACCGCTAAAGGTGCGGGTGCTGAGGCAGGGCACACCTAGTCCCCGAGCGGTATATGTCCCCGACATCGAGAAGGCGGGGCGGCTCGGCTTGCGCGTCGACACTTCCCTAGCCGAGGCCATCGTCGCGACGATGCGCGCGCTGACAGACTTCGCTTCGCCTCCGGCTGCCTGA
- a CDS encoding PIG-L deacetylase family protein, which yields MSTLDAKIVAVVAPHPDDETLGCGGTLLKHIARGDDVHWIVFTGISTELGFTEERVRSRDEEILRVAESYGFAGTHRLGFPTMQLDRIPKADLVGALGAVVKRLGVHTLYVPYRNDAHSDHAAVFDACAACTKTFRYPSVRSVRAYETLSETEYGVKPEDTGFRPNLFVDVAAFIDRKLEIMSIYANEMAPFPFPRSDVALRAQAQLRGTQCGATAAEAFMLLKEIE from the coding sequence ATGTCAACCCTTGACGCTAAAATCGTCGCCGTCGTGGCACCGCATCCAGATGACGAGACGCTGGGTTGCGGCGGCACGCTGCTGAAGCATATCGCCCGCGGTGACGATGTACATTGGATCGTGTTCACCGGTATTTCGACCGAGCTAGGATTTACCGAGGAGCGCGTGCGCTCGCGTGACGAGGAGATCCTGCGTGTCGCTGAGTCCTACGGCTTCGCAGGCACGCACCGTCTCGGTTTTCCCACTATGCAGCTGGACCGCATCCCGAAGGCCGATCTAGTGGGTGCGCTGGGCGCGGTGGTGAAACGACTCGGCGTTCACACACTCTATGTGCCCTACCGTAACGACGCCCACAGCGACCACGCCGCGGTCTTCGACGCCTGCGCGGCCTGCACCAAAACCTTCCGATACCCCTCCGTTCGGTCAGTGCGTGCCTACGAGACGTTGTCGGAAACAGAATACGGTGTGAAGCCGGAGGACACGGGATTCCGTCCCAACCTGTTCGTGGACGTCGCCGCCTTTATTGACCGTAAGCTAGAGATCATGTCGATTTACGCCAACGAGATGGCGCCGTTTCCCTTCCCTCGCAGCGATGTAGCGCTGCGGGCCCAAGCCCAGTTGCGAGGAACTCAGTGCGGAGCGACCGCAGCTGAGGCCTTTATGCTGCTGAAAGAGATCGAATGA